A single region of the Salicibibacter cibi genome encodes:
- the sucD gene encoding succinate--CoA ligase subunit alpha yields the protein MSILINKDTKVIVQGITGSTGLFHTKQAIEYGTQIVGGVTPKKGGTEIEGVPVFNTVSEAVDATGATASVIYVPPGLAADAIFEAVDAELDAVICITEGIPVIDMLKVKRYMEGKKTRLIGPNCPGVITPDECKIGIMPGYIHQKGHVGVVSRSGTLTYEAVDQLSAAGVGQSTAVGIGGDPVNGTDFIDTLKLFNEDDDTKAVVMIGEIGGTAEEEAAEWVQANMNKPVVGFIGGATAPPGKRMGHAGAIISGGKGTADEKKKTMADNGISIAETPAIIGETMIETLKENNLYDACLTHEPRN from the coding sequence ATGAGTATCTTAATTAATAAAGATACGAAAGTGATAGTTCAAGGGATTACCGGTTCCACCGGCCTCTTTCATACAAAACAAGCGATCGAATACGGGACTCAAATTGTCGGTGGCGTTACGCCGAAAAAAGGCGGCACCGAAATTGAAGGTGTCCCGGTATTCAACACCGTTTCAGAAGCTGTAGATGCCACAGGAGCCACTGCTTCCGTTATTTACGTTCCACCGGGACTTGCGGCAGATGCCATCTTTGAAGCGGTGGATGCCGAGCTTGATGCCGTCATTTGTATCACGGAAGGAATTCCCGTGATCGACATGTTGAAAGTAAAGCGTTACATGGAAGGGAAAAAGACCCGTTTAATAGGACCGAATTGCCCGGGTGTCATCACGCCGGATGAATGTAAAATTGGTATTATGCCCGGCTATATTCATCAAAAAGGGCACGTTGGTGTCGTTTCCCGCTCCGGGACGCTCACGTATGAAGCGGTGGATCAATTATCCGCGGCCGGCGTCGGACAGTCCACGGCTGTCGGCATTGGCGGCGATCCGGTGAACGGGACCGATTTCATCGATACGTTGAAACTATTCAATGAGGATGACGATACAAAAGCGGTCGTGATGATCGGAGAAATCGGCGGTACGGCAGAAGAAGAAGCAGCCGAATGGGTGCAAGCGAACATGAACAAACCGGTCGTCGGCTTTATCGGCGGCGCCACTGCGCCTCCGGGAAAACGTATGGGTCACGCGGGCGCGATTATTTCCGGCGGCAAAGGCACTGCGGATGAAAAGAAAAAGACAATGGCCGATAACGGCATTTCCATTGCTGAAACCCCGGCGATCATCGGAGAAACGATGATTGAAACGTTGAAAGAAAACAACTTGTATGATGCATGTTTAACGCATGAACCGCGCAATTAA
- the topA gene encoding type I DNA topoisomerase, translating into MADYLVIVESPAKAKTIGKYLGKKYTVKASMGHVRDLPKSQMGVDVEQKYNPKYITIRGKGPVLQELKQAAKKAKKVYLAADPDREGEAIAWHLAFSLGIDEDTPCRVVFNEITKPAIQEAFKNPRTINTDLVDAQQARRILDRLVGYNISPLLWKKVKKGLSAGRVQSIAVKMINDREREIQQFEPEEYWNIKGTFTYGKETFEAQFYGKGNKKEALKKKEDVDEVLGKITGNDFTIASVQKKERRRNPVQPFITSSLQQEAARKLNFRAKKTMMVAQQLYEGIELGKEGTVGLITYMRTDSTRISETAKEEAQTYVQDKYGKQYVGGDRKPKKQGENTQDAHEAIRPTTVSREPKSVKDYLSRDQLRLYRLIWERMVASRMAPAIMDTMTADLENGGMIFRATGSKIKFQGFMKVYVEGSDDRKKEESKLLPALEEGHTAKKESLEPTQHFTQPPPRYTEARLVRTMEELGIGRPSTFAPTLDTIQRRGYVSLQDRRFVPTELGEIVLDLIVEFFPEILNVKFTAQMESDLDDVEEGKENWIEIIDTFYQGFEKRLKVADREMEEVEIKDEPVGEDCEKCGHPMVYKMGRYGRFMACSNFPDCRNTKAILKPIGVKCPRCKEGNVVERKSKKQRTFYGCDRYPACEFVSWDKPIARPCPKCQSLLVEKKAKKTVRVQCSNCDYREEPN; encoded by the coding sequence ATGGCAGATTACCTTGTAATCGTTGAATCTCCCGCTAAAGCAAAAACGATAGGAAAGTATTTAGGGAAAAAATATACGGTGAAAGCATCGATGGGACACGTGCGTGATTTACCGAAATCACAAATGGGTGTGGATGTGGAGCAGAAATATAACCCGAAATACATTACGATTCGCGGGAAAGGCCCGGTTTTACAGGAATTGAAACAAGCAGCGAAAAAAGCAAAAAAAGTTTACCTTGCTGCGGACCCCGACCGTGAAGGGGAAGCGATTGCCTGGCATTTGGCATTCAGCTTGGGGATTGATGAAGATACGCCTTGCCGGGTTGTGTTTAATGAAATCACAAAGCCCGCGATTCAGGAAGCATTCAAAAACCCACGCACCATTAATACCGATCTCGTTGATGCCCAACAGGCACGCCGAATTTTAGATCGGCTCGTTGGTTACAACATCAGTCCGTTGCTTTGGAAAAAAGTGAAAAAAGGCTTAAGCGCAGGACGTGTACAATCGATCGCCGTAAAGATGATCAATGATCGGGAGAGAGAAATTCAACAGTTTGAACCTGAAGAGTACTGGAATATAAAAGGAACATTTACGTATGGAAAAGAAACATTTGAAGCCCAATTTTACGGAAAAGGAAACAAAAAAGAGGCTCTGAAGAAAAAAGAAGATGTGGACGAAGTCCTTGGAAAAATAACAGGGAACGATTTTACGATTGCTTCCGTGCAGAAAAAAGAACGGCGTCGCAATCCGGTACAGCCTTTCATCACCTCTTCGCTTCAGCAGGAAGCGGCCCGAAAGCTTAATTTCCGTGCAAAAAAGACGATGATGGTTGCCCAGCAATTGTACGAAGGAATAGAGCTGGGAAAAGAAGGAACTGTAGGTTTAATTACGTATATGCGTACCGATTCCACACGAATTTCCGAAACGGCAAAAGAAGAAGCGCAGACCTATGTTCAAGATAAATATGGAAAGCAATATGTAGGCGGCGACCGCAAGCCAAAGAAACAGGGAGAGAACACCCAAGACGCCCACGAAGCCATCCGTCCAACGACTGTCTCCCGTGAGCCCAAATCAGTCAAAGACTATTTGAGTCGGGATCAGTTAAGACTCTATCGTCTAATTTGGGAACGTATGGTAGCGAGTCGCATGGCACCTGCGATCATGGATACAATGACGGCAGATTTGGAAAATGGCGGAATGATCTTTCGGGCAACGGGATCTAAAATAAAATTTCAAGGATTCATGAAAGTTTATGTGGAAGGAAGCGACGATCGCAAAAAAGAAGAAAGCAAACTTCTTCCCGCGCTCGAAGAAGGGCACACGGCCAAAAAAGAATCGCTGGAACCGACGCAACATTTTACGCAACCGCCGCCCAGATACACGGAAGCACGACTCGTGCGCACGATGGAAGAACTGGGAATCGGCCGGCCTTCCACGTTTGCGCCAACGCTGGACACCATTCAGCGACGCGGGTATGTCTCATTGCAGGACCGTCGTTTCGTACCGACGGAGCTTGGAGAGATTGTCCTTGATCTTATCGTCGAGTTTTTCCCCGAAATCTTAAACGTGAAGTTTACTGCCCAGATGGAATCGGATCTTGACGACGTTGAGGAAGGAAAAGAAAACTGGATCGAGATCATCGACACCTTCTACCAAGGATTTGAGAAACGGTTAAAAGTTGCCGATCGGGAAATGGAAGAAGTCGAGATCAAAGACGAACCGGTAGGGGAAGATTGCGAAAAATGCGGGCATCCCATGGTTTACAAAATGGGAAGGTATGGAAGGTTTATGGCTTGCTCCAATTTTCCCGATTGCAGGAACACAAAGGCCATTCTAAAACCGATCGGTGTAAAATGTCCGCGGTGTAAAGAAGGGAACGTCGTGGAACGAAAAAGCAAAAAACAACGGACATTTTACGGATGCGATCGATATCCGGCGTGTGAGTTCGTGTCTTGGGATAAGCCGATTGCGCGGCCGTGCCCGAAGTGCCAGAGCCTACTCGTCGAGAAAAAAGCCAAAAAAACAGTGCGGGTACAGTGTTCGAATTGCGATTACCGCGAAGAGCCCAATTAG
- a CDS encoding 3-hydroxyacyl-CoA dehydrogenase NAD-binding domain-containing protein — MQQISVVGAGTMGRGIAYTAALSGFRVKLHDVDESNLEQGRASIEELLQKSTDKGFIDGGQAEAAKQQIDYENDLREAVREADVVIEAVLEEIPLKVKIFRQLDEHCPDHTVLATNTSTLSPTEIGAATNRPEKVVAMHFFNPVHKMKLIEMIKGLDTSEETVRIVQDLGEKMNKETVEVNEFPGFVTSRMNCLIGNEAMNMYMEGVASAEDIDKALKLGLNHPMGPLELADLVGLDSRLRNMNYLYETLGEKYRPCPLLIKYVKAGKLGRKSGEGFYKYR, encoded by the coding sequence TTGCAACAAATTAGTGTCGTGGGAGCCGGGACGATGGGCAGGGGCATCGCTTATACCGCTGCTTTGAGTGGCTTCCGGGTGAAACTTCATGATGTCGATGAATCCAATCTTGAGCAGGGAAGGGCATCGATTGAGGAATTATTGCAAAAAAGCACGGATAAAGGCTTTATTGATGGCGGTCAGGCGGAAGCGGCGAAGCAACAAATAGATTATGAAAATGATCTGCGAGAAGCTGTGCGCGAGGCAGATGTCGTCATTGAAGCAGTGTTGGAAGAAATCCCGTTAAAGGTGAAGATTTTCCGGCAGCTTGATGAGCATTGCCCGGACCATACCGTTTTGGCGACAAATACATCCACGCTCAGCCCGACCGAGATCGGCGCGGCGACGAATCGCCCGGAGAAAGTGGTTGCCATGCATTTTTTCAATCCGGTTCATAAAATGAAGCTGATTGAGATGATCAAGGGGTTGGATACTTCGGAAGAAACGGTGCGGATTGTGCAGGATCTCGGGGAAAAAATGAACAAGGAAACGGTGGAAGTCAATGAATTTCCGGGATTTGTGACGAGCCGTATGAACTGCCTGATCGGAAACGAGGCGATGAACATGTACATGGAAGGCGTCGCTTCAGCCGAAGATATCGACAAAGCGCTTAAACTGGGCTTGAATCACCCAATGGGCCCGTTGGAACTGGCAGACCTCGTCGGTCTTGATAGCCGCCTTCGGAACATGAATTATTTGTATGAAACACTTGGCGAAAAATACCGGCCTTGTCCGCTCCTCATCAAGTATGTGAAAGCCGGAAAATTGGGCCGGAAATCCGGGGAAGGGTTTTATAAATACCGCTAG
- a CDS encoding thiolase family protein gives MKVENKEIVIVSAVRTAVGRAGGSLRNVDSGHLGSIVIQEAVSRAGIEKADVDEVILGEVRQTTASSNVARVAALRAGIPESKPAFTVNRLCASSMQAIGSGVQQILFGQADVVVAGGTENMSQAPMYLRNTRYGEGIQKLVDSNLEAGQQPMDIYGDKLGMGATAENVAERYEISREDQDAFAFESQERAQRALENETFAEEIVPVEVKERKRSFPFSADEHPRETSPEKLASLKPAFKADGSVTAGNACGRNDGASALVLMTKEKAETLGVTPMATIVDWTAVGVDPEVMGIGPVPAVEELLDRTGKQKEDIEAWELNEAFASQSLAVIRELGIPEKDVNRNGGAIALGHPLGATGARITTSLLYEMKRKNERFGVATLCVGGGQGMALMLERNKR, from the coding sequence TTGAAGGTTGAAAATAAGGAGATTGTGATCGTAAGCGCTGTGCGAACCGCCGTTGGACGCGCGGGGGGTTCGCTAAGGAATGTCGATAGCGGCCACCTTGGCAGTATAGTGATTCAAGAAGCGGTGTCTCGAGCAGGGATCGAAAAAGCAGATGTAGATGAAGTCATTCTTGGGGAAGTCCGGCAAACGACAGCGTCGTCGAATGTGGCCCGGGTCGCCGCTTTGCGCGCGGGCATTCCGGAGAGCAAACCGGCGTTTACCGTCAATCGCCTATGCGCTTCCAGCATGCAGGCGATTGGGTCCGGTGTCCAACAAATTTTGTTCGGGCAGGCGGATGTCGTCGTTGCCGGCGGGACGGAAAACATGAGCCAGGCGCCCATGTATCTGCGTAACACCCGTTATGGCGAAGGGATACAGAAGCTTGTGGACTCCAATCTGGAAGCCGGACAACAGCCGATGGACATTTATGGGGACAAACTTGGCATGGGGGCGACCGCGGAAAATGTGGCGGAGCGCTATGAAATTAGTCGTGAAGACCAAGACGCTTTTGCATTTGAAAGCCAAGAGAGGGCGCAGCGCGCGCTTGAAAACGAGACGTTTGCAGAAGAAATTGTACCTGTGGAAGTGAAGGAACGGAAGCGTTCGTTTCCGTTTTCCGCCGATGAGCACCCGCGGGAGACTTCCCCGGAGAAGCTTGCGTCTTTGAAACCGGCATTTAAAGCGGATGGCTCGGTGACGGCAGGGAACGCTTGCGGGCGCAATGACGGCGCATCCGCCCTCGTCTTGATGACGAAAGAAAAGGCAGAGACGCTCGGGGTAACGCCGATGGCGACGATTGTAGACTGGACGGCTGTAGGCGTCGACCCGGAAGTGATGGGCATCGGTCCCGTGCCGGCAGTGGAAGAGCTTTTGGATAGAACAGGGAAGCAAAAAGAAGACATCGAGGCATGGGAACTGAATGAAGCGTTTGCCTCCCAGTCATTGGCGGTCATCCGTGAACTTGGCATTCCGGAGAAGGATGTCAATCGAAACGGCGGCGCCATCGCGTTGGGGCACCCGCTTGGCGCCACAGGCGCGCGGATTACGACATCGCTCCTTTACGAAATGAAACGAAAAAATGAACGGTTCGGCGTCGCGACCTTATGTGTCGGCGGCGGCCAAGGCATGGCTTTAATGCTGGAAAGGAATAAGAGGTGA
- the hslV gene encoding ATP-dependent protease subunit HslV, with the protein MESTFHATTIFAIRHNGKGAMAGDGQVTMGQAAVMKHSAKKIRRIYNGKVLAGFAGSVADAFTLFEKFEGKLQEYGGQMQRAARELAKEWRSDKVLRKLEAMLIVMDDRQLLLIAGTGEVIEPDDGLLAIGSGGFYALAAGRALARHSGLEARDIAEEALRTAGEICVYTNDQLVIEEI; encoded by the coding sequence ATGGAGTCCACTTTTCACGCAACAACGATTTTTGCCATTCGCCATAATGGCAAAGGCGCAATGGCCGGGGATGGCCAAGTAACGATGGGGCAGGCCGCGGTCATGAAACACAGTGCCAAAAAAATACGTAGAATTTATAACGGGAAGGTGCTTGCGGGATTTGCCGGTTCTGTCGCCGATGCGTTTACTTTATTCGAGAAATTTGAAGGGAAACTGCAAGAATACGGCGGTCAAATGCAGCGGGCGGCCCGTGAGTTGGCAAAAGAGTGGCGCAGCGATAAGGTACTCAGAAAGTTGGAAGCAATGCTGATCGTCATGGATGATCGTCAGTTGCTGCTGATTGCCGGTACGGGGGAAGTCATTGAACCCGATGACGGTCTATTGGCCATTGGCTCCGGTGGTTTCTATGCGCTTGCAGCCGGTCGGGCACTCGCGAGACATTCCGGACTCGAAGCCCGGGATATCGCTGAAGAAGCGCTTAGAACCGCCGGTGAAATCTGCGTATACACCAATGATCAACTCGTGATAGAAGAGATTTAA
- the dprA gene encoding DNA-processing protein DprA — translation MSSYRQRLLHAHLAPGMSWRALRRLHADDPSLERYAEHSTDTLISLTGCRSTSARNWHSYWKSTSVVELEKELKAAGIMPITRDDPSYPLRLEQMPDPPWVIYCKGDISLCNKETLAVIGTRQPSNYGVRATEELLPPVIQSGRVIVSGLARGIDTVAHKRAILANGMTIAVIAGGFFHIYPRENKSLAETLANDHLILSEYPPDRRPQKWHFPERNRIISALSDRLFVVEAGERSGTLITVDQALEQGRDVCALPGPIYSKTSIGTNRLIEQGAAIVLRSSDL, via the coding sequence ATGTCCTCGTACCGACAACGATTGCTCCACGCCCATCTCGCCCCCGGCATGAGCTGGCGCGCACTGCGCCGCTTGCATGCAGACGACCCCTCATTAGAACGATATGCCGAGCATTCCACCGACACATTAATTAGCCTTACCGGCTGTCGCTCGACGTCGGCTCGCAACTGGCATTCCTATTGGAAAAGCACCTCCGTTGTTGAACTGGAAAAAGAATTGAAAGCGGCCGGAATCATGCCGATCACGAGAGACGATCCTTCCTATCCGTTGCGTCTGGAACAAATGCCCGACCCGCCTTGGGTGATCTATTGTAAAGGAGATATCTCTCTATGCAACAAAGAAACGTTGGCTGTTATTGGCACGCGCCAACCGAGCAATTATGGTGTGCGAGCCACAGAGGAATTGCTCCCCCCGGTCATTCAATCTGGCCGTGTCATCGTAAGCGGCTTGGCCAGAGGCATTGACACCGTCGCCCATAAGCGTGCAATTCTCGCAAACGGTATGACGATCGCTGTGATTGCCGGAGGCTTTTTTCACATTTATCCCCGCGAGAACAAGTCGCTTGCAGAAACATTGGCGAATGACCATTTAATCCTCTCCGAATATCCCCCGGACCGTCGCCCGCAGAAGTGGCATTTCCCGGAACGTAATCGCATTATCAGCGCTCTCAGTGACCGCTTATTCGTCGTGGAAGCCGGCGAACGCTCAGGTACACTGATTACCGTTGATCAAGCGTTGGAGCAAGGGCGCGATGTTTGTGCGCTTCCCGGACCGATTTACAGCAAAACATCCATAGGCACTAACCGTTTGATTGAACAAGGGGCAGCGATTGTCCTGCGTTCCTCGGATCTTTAA
- a CDS encoding enoyl-CoA hydratase/isomerase family protein, which translates to MFESEMKKGTSKMNLELIQLNVDNRWATITINRPDVRNALNAQVLEEMETVLDDVDRRADVDGVIFTGAGEKAFAAGADIKQLRDKEALDALSPGMQAVYDKLADFEKPTIAMINGVAAGGGCELALACDIRVASTKAKIGLPELNLGIIPGAGGTQRLTRLVGKGKAVEMILRGKLIEADEAHRIGLVNDVADPEALEENVRAITADISAKGPLAVRLAKMVVTRGADSNLESAQLLEKLAQAVAFQSDDKYEGTSAFLEKRKADFRGK; encoded by the coding sequence ATGTTTGAAAGTGAAATGAAGAAAGGAACGTCAAAAATGAATTTGGAATTGATTCAATTAAATGTTGATAACCGGTGGGCGACGATCACGATCAACCGGCCGGATGTGCGCAACGCATTGAACGCACAAGTGTTGGAAGAAATGGAAACTGTGCTCGATGACGTGGACAGGCGTGCTGACGTAGACGGCGTTATTTTCACAGGAGCAGGTGAGAAGGCATTCGCGGCTGGGGCGGATATCAAACAGCTTCGGGACAAGGAAGCGCTCGATGCACTCTCGCCGGGCATGCAAGCGGTGTATGACAAACTGGCAGACTTTGAAAAGCCAACAATCGCCATGATCAACGGAGTTGCGGCCGGGGGCGGGTGCGAGCTGGCATTGGCCTGTGATATTCGGGTGGCGAGCACGAAAGCGAAAATCGGGCTGCCTGAATTGAACTTAGGGATTATTCCGGGGGCCGGCGGCACGCAGCGTTTAACCCGGCTCGTCGGGAAAGGGAAAGCGGTTGAAATGATTTTACGCGGCAAATTGATCGAGGCCGACGAGGCTCATCGAATTGGCCTTGTGAATGATGTGGCCGATCCGGAAGCGCTTGAGGAAAACGTGCGGGCGATCACCGCTGATATCTCCGCGAAAGGGCCACTCGCCGTTCGGCTTGCGAAGATGGTCGTGACCCGGGGTGCGGATTCGAATCTTGAAAGCGCTCAATTATTGGAAAAACTGGCGCAAGCAGTCGCTTTCCAATCCGATGATAAATATGAAGGAACGAGTGCTTTTTTGGAGAAAAGAAAGGCTGATTTTCGAGGAAAATAG
- the xerC gene encoding tyrosine recombinase XerC produces the protein MHSDTKDPYLAFFQYLQVEKNVTPHTMAAYRRQLSVWQHYTHEELQVDVYAVDYRHIRMYLTHLYDKGLARTSIARELSVIRSFYRFLKRESLIRNNPVSFTRFPTQTKRLPRFLYWNELETLLSVCEGEDPLKQRDLAIIELLYATGIRASECCGLVLDDLDLGTETIHVTGKGGKERYIPIGAYALDALMKYCEDGRDTLANHDGDRPSALFLNYKGGTLTDRGLRYVLNKRVQEASHSMKMSPHSLRHTFATHLLNEGADLRAVQELLGHEHLSTTQRYTHVTTDRLRTIYNGAHPRA, from the coding sequence ATGCATTCTGATACGAAAGATCCTTATTTAGCTTTTTTTCAATATTTGCAGGTTGAAAAAAATGTGACTCCTCATACGATGGCTGCTTACAGACGGCAGTTGAGCGTTTGGCAACATTATACGCATGAGGAATTGCAAGTAGATGTATATGCCGTTGATTATCGCCACATTCGCATGTATTTAACTCATCTGTATGACAAAGGCTTGGCAAGAACGAGTATCGCCCGTGAACTTTCTGTCATTCGGTCGTTTTATCGCTTCTTAAAAAGGGAATCACTAATACGGAACAACCCTGTGTCGTTCACTCGGTTTCCGACTCAAACCAAGCGTTTGCCCCGTTTTCTCTATTGGAACGAACTGGAAACGCTTTTGAGCGTCTGCGAAGGGGAAGATCCGCTAAAACAGCGGGATCTTGCGATCATAGAATTGCTTTACGCAACAGGCATCCGTGCATCGGAATGTTGCGGTTTAGTGCTCGATGATTTGGATTTGGGCACAGAAACTATCCATGTGACCGGGAAAGGCGGAAAAGAGCGCTACATTCCCATTGGAGCTTATGCCCTCGATGCTTTAATGAAGTATTGCGAAGACGGGAGGGACACGTTAGCCAATCACGATGGAGATCGTCCTTCCGCTCTTTTTTTGAATTATAAAGGCGGAACATTAACGGATCGCGGGTTGCGCTACGTGTTAAATAAACGCGTACAAGAAGCGTCACACTCTATGAAAATGTCTCCGCACAGTTTGCGCCATACATTCGCCACCCATCTTTTAAATGAAGGCGCTGATCTTCGCGCGGTTCAAGAATTGCTTGGGCACGAGCATTTATCGACGACCCAGCGCTATACACATGTAACAACCGATCGTTTACGCACGATTTATAATGGGGCGCACCCGCGTGCCTGA
- the sucC gene encoding ADP-forming succinate--CoA ligase subunit beta: MNIHEYQSKDLLRQYGVAVPTGYEAFSVEEAVEKARSLKTDVRVVKAQIHAGGRGNAGGVKIAKNEDEVRTYAEEILGKTLVTHQTGPEGKEVKRLLVEEGCDIDQEYYIGLVLDRSTSRVVLMGSEEGGTEIEEVAAETPEKIFKEFIDPAIGLQGFQARRLAFNMNIPNDSLGKAVKFMSGLYDVFMEKDCSVAEINPLVTTKDGDVLALDAKLNFDDNALYRQNDIQELRDLDEEDPKEIEASKYDLSYIALDGNIGCMVNGAGLAMSTMDIIKHNGGEPANFLDVGGGATAEKVTAAFKIILEDEQVKGIYVNIFGGIMKCDVIAEGVVTATKEIGLTMPLVVRLEGTNVGEGKKILEESGLNITAADSMADGAEKIVDLVK, from the coding sequence ATGAATATTCATGAGTACCAGAGCAAAGATCTCCTCAGACAGTACGGCGTCGCTGTGCCGACGGGGTATGAGGCTTTCTCTGTGGAAGAAGCCGTCGAAAAAGCCCGTTCATTAAAAACGGACGTGCGCGTCGTGAAGGCGCAAATTCATGCCGGCGGCCGTGGCAATGCCGGCGGTGTAAAAATAGCGAAGAATGAGGATGAAGTGCGTACATATGCCGAAGAAATTCTCGGCAAAACACTCGTCACTCATCAGACAGGCCCTGAAGGTAAAGAAGTAAAACGATTGCTCGTTGAAGAGGGCTGCGACATTGACCAAGAGTATTACATCGGCTTGGTATTGGACCGTAGCACTTCCCGCGTCGTCTTGATGGGCTCTGAAGAAGGCGGCACCGAAATCGAAGAGGTGGCGGCCGAAACACCTGAAAAAATCTTCAAAGAGTTTATCGATCCGGCGATTGGCTTGCAAGGTTTCCAAGCGCGTCGACTCGCATTTAACATGAACATTCCAAATGATTCCCTCGGAAAAGCGGTTAAGTTTATGAGCGGGCTTTATGACGTGTTTATGGAAAAAGATTGCTCCGTTGCGGAGATCAATCCGCTCGTTACGACAAAAGACGGCGACGTTTTGGCGCTTGATGCGAAACTAAACTTCGACGACAACGCCCTTTATCGCCAAAACGATATCCAGGAACTTCGTGACCTCGATGAAGAGGATCCGAAAGAAATCGAAGCATCCAAGTACGACCTTAGTTACATTGCTTTGGACGGAAATATCGGTTGTATGGTCAACGGCGCAGGTCTTGCCATGTCGACGATGGATATTATTAAGCATAATGGCGGCGAACCGGCGAACTTCCTTGACGTGGGAGGCGGCGCAACGGCAGAGAAAGTGACCGCTGCTTTTAAAATCATCCTCGAAGATGAACAAGTCAAAGGCATCTACGTCAATATTTTCGGCGGAATCATGAAGTGTGATGTCATCGCGGAAGGTGTTGTGACGGCAACAAAAGAAATCGGCCTAACGATGCCGCTCGTTGTCCGTTTGGAAGGCACAAACGTTGGTGAAGGCAAGAAAATACTCGAAGAATCAGGCTTAAACATTACCGCTGCAGATTCTATGGCAGATGGTGCCGAGAAAATCGTAGACTTAGTAAAATAG
- a CDS encoding nuclease-related domain-containing protein yields MNRKERQEPLELKYFRFLEGRMHLSPEEKRQYTNAQKGFEGEITFDRWIEQNLSTDHLLIKGLLLEHKGELFQIDTLLIFSWQIYLFNVKNHAGDYYINGEKWHFMSGAEIKSPLLQLQRSDFLLRQLLRKLGTTTPIEPSLVFIHPEFILYNAPPQFPIIFSSQLNRFKKKLNSKPSKIERKHEILVERLVSLHLDHSPHTRWPDYDYQTLKKGVICVTCGTFMSEKERKWICSSCGNQESNEAAIMRNVEAFTFLFPNAKITTNTIYEWCGVKGSASKVKRVLSKNFRRFSHGKGSYYG; encoded by the coding sequence ATGAATCGTAAGGAACGACAAGAACCCCTTGAATTAAAATATTTCAGATTTTTGGAAGGACGAATGCATCTCTCCCCGGAAGAAAAACGACAATACACCAATGCTCAAAAAGGTTTTGAAGGTGAGATAACATTTGACCGTTGGATCGAGCAAAATCTATCGACCGATCACCTTTTAATAAAAGGCTTGTTGCTCGAACATAAAGGGGAATTATTTCAAATTGATACCCTTCTTATTTTTTCTTGGCAAATCTATCTCTTTAATGTAAAAAATCACGCCGGTGATTATTATATTAATGGAGAAAAATGGCACTTCATGTCAGGCGCTGAAATCAAGAGCCCCCTCCTTCAGTTGCAGCGGAGTGACTTTCTCCTTCGTCAATTGCTGCGAAAACTTGGCACAACCACTCCTATCGAGCCCTCCCTTGTTTTTATCCACCCTGAATTCATTTTGTATAATGCTCCTCCACAGTTTCCTATCATTTTTTCCAGCCAACTCAATCGATTTAAGAAAAAACTGAACAGCAAACCTTCGAAAATAGAGCGAAAACATGAAATACTTGTCGAACGATTGGTTTCATTGCACTTGGATCATTCACCGCATACTCGGTGGCCGGACTACGACTATCAAACGTTGAAAAAGGGTGTCATTTGTGTCACATGCGGGACATTCATGAGTGAAAAAGAGCGAAAATGGATATGTTCCTCGTGCGGAAACCAAGAGTCAAACGAAGCCGCGATTATGCGCAATGTCGAGGCATTTACATTTCTATTTCCAAACGCAAAAATTACAACCAACACGATTTACGAATGGTGTGGGGTTAAAGGTTCAGCAAGCAAAGTCAAACGGGTCCTATCGAAAAATTTTAGACGTTTTAGTCATGGGAAAGGTTCATACTATGGCTAG